Proteins from one Setaria italica strain Yugu1 chromosome V, Setaria_italica_v2.0, whole genome shotgun sequence genomic window:
- the LOC101784204 gene encoding probable leucine-rich repeat receptor-like protein kinase At1g68400 codes for MAASRVLLLMLALAAGCDSGSTPAPSPDAAALLAFKSVCSDRAAALASWAESSDPCAGKWRGVTCQRPSPMPSPSSSTLRVRRVVLEGLQLGGHAAALELLADLPVLSSLSLKNNTFTGALHGVDFSRLAPHLKLLYLSGNGFSGRFPDSVLRLRHLRRLDLSGNRLAGTIPPEIGGRLRALLTLNLAHNSFVGPVPVSLEEMAMLAELNVSGNHLEGRIPGRLAAAFPSSSFAGNPGLCGAPLAQRCSGPQQIVYSNGSGEASDDGSRAARGKSHDRWMVVMIMSAVGAAVASLVAAALCAVLLLKNRKPTTRRPRRAVSASANSVVAREETVRFDGCCVEFDVATLMQGAAEMLGKGATATTYRVVMRGSNDASDDGVDEAQGEVVVVKRMRRREGASREDERRRRELAREMGTWRHANIVGLRAFYASAEELLLVFDYIPNGSLHSLLHENRGPARVPLDWQTRLKLAQDAAHGLAYLHGVSGGNLSHRHLTSSNILVDGSGNARVSDFALLQLLAPAPAGELQQKQDVHGFGVILLEILTGRRQPSPEDGGGAQDLPRWARAVVREEWTSEVFDVELLRGKGAEDEMVALLQVALLCVAEEPRERPRMAVVAKMIEDIRDRGSKRSNKYSASPSQAGHSYESSPCVSEDTTRSTPASSS; via the exons ATGGCGGCGTCGCGCGTGCTCCTCTTGATGTTGGCGCTCGCCGCGGGCTGCGACTCCGGCTCCACCCCTGCCCCgagccccgacgccgccgcgctgctcgcgTTCAAGTCGGTGTGCTCGGAccgcgccgcggcgctcgcCTCCTGGGCGGAGTCCTCCGACCCCTGCGCCGGCAAGTGGCGCGGCGTCACGTGCCAGCGGCCGTCGCCGATGCCGTCGCCATCCTCCTCCACGCTCCGCGTTCGCCGCGTCGTCCTCGAGGGCCTGCAGCTCGGCGGGCACGCCgcggcgctggagctgctcGCGGACCTCCCCGTGCTCTCGTCCCTCAGCCTCAAGAACAACACCTTCACGGGCGCGCTCCACGGCGTCGACTTCTCCCGCCTGGCGCCGCACCTCAAGCTCCTCTACCTCTCCGGTAACGGCTTCTCGGGTCGGTTCCCCGACTCCGTCCTGCGTCTTCGCCACCTGCGCCGCCTCGATCTCTCGGGCAACCGGCTCGCGGGAACGATCCCGCCGGAGATCGGCGGCCGCCTCCGTGCTCTCCTGACGCTGAACCTCGCGCACAATTCGTTCGTCGGCCCCGTGCCAGTCTCGCTGGAAGAAATGGCCATGCTCGCCGAGCTCAACGTCTCCGGCAACCACCTCGAGGGGCGGAtccccggccgcctcgccgcTGCCTTCCCTTCGTCGTCGTTCGCGGGCAATCCCGGCCTCTGTGGCGCGCCGCTGGCGCAACGATGCAGTGGACCACAGCAGATCGTGTACAGCAACGGCAGCGGCGAGGCGTCGGACGATGGATCGAGGGCGGCGAGGGGGAAGAGCCATGACCGGTGGATGGTCGTGATGATCATGTcagcggtgggcgcggcggtCGCGTCGCTGGTCGCGGCGGCACTGTGCGCCGTGCTTCTGCTGAAGAACAGGAAACCGACTACGAGAAGGCCGCGACGCGCCGTCTCGGCGTCCGCCAACTCGGTGGTGGCACGGGAGGAGACGGTGCGCTTCGACGGGTGCTGCGTGGAGTTCGACGTGGCCACGCTCATGCAGGGCGCCGCTGAGATGCTCGGGAAAGGCGCCACGGCGACGACGTACCGCGTGGTCATGAGAGGAAGCAACGACGCGAgcgacgacggcgtcgacgaGGCCCAgggcgaggtggtggtggtgaagaggatgaggaggagggagggcgcGTCCCGCGAGGACgagaggcggcggagggagctGGCGAGGGAGATGGGCACGTGGCGGCACGCCAACATCGTCGGCCTGCGCGCGTTCTACGCGTCCGCCGAGGAGCTGCTCCTCGTCTTCGATTACATCCCCAACGGCAGCCTCCACAGCCTCCTGCACG AGAACCGAGGACCCGCAAGAGTTCCTCTGGACTGGCAGACCCGGCTGAAGCTGGCGCAGGACGCGGCGCACGGGCTGGCCTACCTCCACGGCGTGTCCGGCGGCAACCTCTCCCATCGGCACCTCACCTCCTCGAACATCCTCGTCGACGGCAGCGGCAACGCCCGCGTCTCCGACTTCGCGCTCCTCCAGCTGctggctccggcgccggcgggggagcTCCAGCAGAAGCAGGACGTGCACGGCTTCGGCGTCATCCTGCTGGAGATCCTGacggggcggcggcagccgtcgcccgaggacggcggcggcgcccaggacCTGCCGCGGTGGGCTCGGGCGGTGGTGCGGGAGGAGTGGACGTCGGAGGTGTTCGACGTGGAGCTGCTGCGGGGCAAGGGCGCCGAGGACGAGATGGTGGCGCTCCTGCAGGTGGCGCTGCTCTGCGTCGCGGAGGAGCCCAGGGAGCGGCCGAGGATGGCGGTGGTGGCCAAGATGATCGAGGACATCAGGGACAGGGGGAGCAAGCGGAGCAACAAGTACTCGGCGTCCCCGTCGCAGGCGGGGCACTCGTACGAGTCGTCTCCCTGCGTGTCCGAGGACACCACAAGGTCCACCCCTGCGTCAAGCTCCTGA